In one Saccharibacillus brassicae genomic region, the following are encoded:
- the rfbB gene encoding dTDP-glucose 4,6-dehydratase, which yields MKLLITGGAGFIGSNFVLYMLQQHPEYEIVNVDALTYAGNLENLKAIEQNPKHTFVKADICDAAKMDELIGQGVDIVVNFAAESHVDRSILEPDVFVKTNVLGTQVLLDAAKKHNVTKFVQVSTDEVYGTLGETGLFTEETPLTPNSPYSASKAGGDLLVRAYHETFGLPVNITRCSNNYGPYQFPEKLIPLIISKALNDQPLPVYGDGLNIRDWLYVEDHCSAIDLVIHEGVNGEVYNIGGNNERTNLHIIRTILEQLGKPESLITYVQDRPGHDRRYGIDPAKITNELGWKPKHNFETGIRETIAWYLDNKEWWTRIQSGEYEQYYAQQYGERLGESQ from the coding sequence ATGAAACTACTCATCACCGGCGGAGCCGGCTTTATCGGCAGCAACTTCGTGTTATACATGCTTCAGCAGCATCCCGAGTACGAAATCGTCAACGTGGATGCGCTCACCTATGCAGGCAACCTGGAGAACCTCAAGGCCATTGAGCAGAATCCGAAGCATACGTTTGTCAAAGCCGACATCTGCGATGCGGCCAAGATGGACGAGCTGATCGGGCAGGGCGTAGACATCGTCGTCAACTTTGCGGCGGAATCGCATGTGGATCGCAGTATTTTGGAACCGGACGTGTTCGTGAAGACGAACGTGCTCGGCACTCAGGTGCTGCTCGACGCGGCCAAAAAGCATAACGTGACCAAATTCGTGCAGGTGTCCACCGACGAAGTGTACGGGACGCTCGGCGAGACCGGCCTGTTCACGGAAGAAACGCCGCTGACGCCGAACAGTCCTTACTCCGCTTCCAAAGCGGGCGGCGATCTGCTCGTACGCGCTTACCACGAGACGTTCGGACTGCCTGTCAATATTACGCGCTGCTCCAACAACTACGGCCCGTATCAATTCCCGGAGAAGCTGATCCCGCTCATTATCTCCAAAGCGCTGAACGACCAGCCGCTGCCGGTATACGGCGACGGTCTTAACATCCGGGATTGGCTGTACGTCGAAGACCACTGCAGCGCGATCGACCTTGTCATTCACGAAGGGGTGAACGGCGAAGTGTACAACATCGGGGGCAACAACGAGCGGACCAATCTGCATATCATCCGCACGATTCTGGAACAGCTCGGCAAGCCGGAATCGTTGATTACGTATGTGCAGGACCGTCCGGGCCATGACCGCCGCTACGGTATCGATCCGGCGAAGATCACGAACGAACTCGGCTGGAAGCCGAAGCATAATTTCGAGACCGGCATTCGCGAGACGATCGCCTGGTACCTGGACAACAAAGAATGGTGGACCCGGATTCAATCCGGCGAATACGAACAGTATTATGCCCAGCAGTACGGCGAACGACTTGGAGAATCGCAATGA